The stretch of DNA taaaccataagtttttaaatttttatgcaGGGAAAATTGCTGACATGTATACTGCATTATTACAGTCCACAAGGTTGAAGTTTCCTACagtcattttaattttgtttttccatATGTCTATTCTGTTGCCAGAGACTATGACAATGGGTAGGTTACGTTGATCCAAAGGAAAGCTAAAAGGTTGGATTAACGTAAGTCGATTTCCATACATATGTTGCGCGAATAAGTcgatttttaataaaaataatatatatatatatatatatatatacggaatgtatatattaacaaatgtttcaaaaatatataactcaaaaataatgagatttataatattacaaaaacaATCAcaaccatcatatatatataaatatatacaaaggggttaaaatttattaaaataatccCAACGAACAAGAAAATGAGAAGGAAAAGGGATCCAAGTCATGTGATACTTACACTTTCTTTTTGGCAAATCGACATCTCACAAGTGAtgtattctacttgagaaataatGTACTCAACGATAAAATAGTTCGAGCGCTCAGACTAAATTACCTTCGACAAACCAGAACAACGGCTTGAACAAGCCTTTTCACGGATTGAATGGGTAGAGAATTTTTGGGAAGAATACTGCGTaatattaaagagaaaaatgatGTTCGCAGCTTCAAAATTCTGCCCAAACACAAAAGTTTATATAGGGGACATTAAAAATTAGCATTAAGTATGacacataaatataatttaataatcaaattataacGTTTGTAACggttatacttattattaaaaataatatttacggttacgaaataattaattacaattaattcacaTTGACAATAATAACCTATTTCAAAATATTGAGTGATCGAAAAGTCCGTATAGTCCAAAAAATTTTACTTTCCAAAAACACCGAAAAGTAATTTACCTTTCATTACGTGTTGCAATTAGCACATTAATGTGCATTTGCTACTTTCCATAGCACCTTTACGAGAGGTGTTCCATAGGCACCTTCTCGGAGGTGCTTAGTTAGCATTTTCCAGATGGGTGCTCAATTAGCACTTTCCGAATGTCCACTGAAAGGTGATTGCACTGTCCCACATCGTAACAATTGATTTTTATTGTACAGGTtagaaaattatttagaaaatttgacataatctggtaaatttttaaattttgaacgAAATACGTGTACGCGGGTCACAGGTGCAAACCGATCAGGGTTTTTCAGGCtcaatttttcaattcaaatggTCGTGAGTTGGTCGTCatctttttaaaacacaatgaACAATGAATTACCATACAATGGTACAAGTTCTTTATGTTATGGCTTGTGGGATCTAACACATACACTTCCCTTGTGTTGGCATCTTTTCTGCCCACTAATGGCATAGCTTGTAGCATGTGACCACAACCCAAGTACCCAACCATGGAATGTAGTGTCATGGACTCATGGTGGAATAGCATGGCaagttgacattttttttttctttttttttttttacaaacggGAGGGGGACACCCCAAGGATTAGCTTCCGGTACAAACTAGACGGGACACCGGAATACCCAAAATATCATCATTGAGCAACCCAAGAAGCTCGCTCTCCGATTGAGGCAGGAACATCCAGTCATTCTTTGATTTCAAAGCCATCCTTGCCAAAGCGTCGGCTACTTTATTTTGTTCTCTAAACACATGATTTAATTGAATCTGCCAATTCATCCTCAACCACTTCCTACACTCATTAATGATGTTAGCCACCATACCAGTAGGGGGTTTCTCGTACTCACTAGCATTAATCCAATCCACAACGCGTTTGNtatatattaacaaatgtttcaaaaatatataactcaaaaataatgagatttataatattacaaaaacaATCAcaaccatcatatatatataaatatatacaaaggggttaaaatttattaaaataatccCAACGAACAAGAAAATGAGAAGGAAAAGGGATCCAAGTCATGTGATACTTACACTTTCTTTTTGGCAAATCGACATCTCACAAGTGAtgtattctacttgagaaataatGTACTCAACGATAAAATAGTTCGAGCGCTCAGACTAAATTACCTTCGACAAACCAGAACAACGGCTTGAACAAGCCTTTTCACGGATTGAATGGGTAGAGAATTTTTGGGAAGAATACTGCGTaatattaaagagaaaaatgatGTTCGCAGCTTCAAAATTCTGCCCAAACACAAAAGTTTATATAGGGGACATTAAAAATTAGCATTAAGTATGacacataaatataatttaataatcaaattataacGTTTGTAACggttatacttattattaaaaataatatttacggttacgaaataattaattacaattaattcacaTTGACAATAATAACCTATTTCAAAATATTGAGTGATCGAAAAGTCCGTATAGTCCAAAAAATTTTACTTTCCAAAAACACCGAAAAGTAATTTACCTTTCATTACGTGTTGCAATTAGCACATTAATGTGCATTTGCTACTTTCCATAGCACCTTTACGAGAGGTGTTCCATAGGCACCTTCTCGGAGGTGCTTAGTTAGCATTTTCCAGATGGGTGCTCAATTAGCACTTTCCGAATGTCCACTGAAAGGTGATTGCACTGTCCCACATCGTAACAATTGATTTTTATTGTACAGGTtagaaaattatttagaaaatttgacataatctggtaaatttttaaattttgaacgAAATACGTGTACGCGGGTCACAGGTGCAAACCGATCAGGGTTTTTCAGGCtcaatttttcaattcaaatggTCGTGAGTTGGTCGTCatctttttaaaacacaatgaACAATGAATTACCATACAATGGTACAAGTTCTTTATGTTATGGCTTGTGGGATCTAACACATACACTTCCCTTGTGTTGGCATCTTTTCTGCCCACTAATGGCATAGCTTGTAGCATGTGACCACAACCCAAGTACCCAACCATGGAATGTAGTGTCATGGACTCATGGTGGAATAGCATGGCaagttgacattttttttttctttttttttttttacaaacggGAGGGGGACACCCCAAGGATTAGCTTCCGGTACAAACTAGACGGGACACCGGAATACCCAAAATATCATCATTGAGCAACCCAAGAAGCTCGCTCTCCGATTGAGGCAGGAACATCCAGTCATTCTTTGATTTCAAAGCCATCCTTGCCAAAGCGTCGGCTACTTTATTTTGTTCTCTAAACACATGATTTAATTGAATCTGCCAATTCATCCTCAACCACTTCCTACACTCATTAATGATGTTAGCCACCATACCAGTAGGGGGTTTCTCGTACTCACTAGCATTAATCCAATCCACAACAGGGGGTTTCTCGTACTCACTAGCATTAATCCAATCCACAACGCGTTTGGCATCTGATTCAATGATAACTTTGCGGTAGCCATGATTCCAAATAGTTTTAAGCATGATAACTTTGCGGTAGCCATGATTCCAAATAGTTTTAAGCCCCTTAAGAATACTCTAGCCATGATTCCAAATAGTTTTAAGCCCCTTAAGAATACTCTAGGCTTCCGCTTCTTCAATGGAACAGTGGCCAACTATTGCTTTAAAACCAAGCAGCCAGTTGCCGTTAACATCCCTGAGGAGTCCTCCACAACTTGCATGGCCTGTGAGTGTATCTCGGCTTCCATCAATGTTCATCTTCGTCCAACCATCTGGGGGTTTAGTCCAGCGAATGAGGCGTTGGACCTTATTATGAGTATTGCTAGCCGGTTGTGAAATCTTCTCAAAGGCTCTAACAGATTCTGCAACCTTAATCCACCTTATTTTATGATCAATATCCATGCTTTTACCTTTGAATATTATTTCGTTTCTCCACCTCCAAATCCACCAAAGAGTAATGGCAAAAAGGATCAGACCATTTTCAACACTACTGAAAGCACCTTTACCTGCAACATTCAGATCAAACCATGTTAGGAAATCAATGTTCCAAAATTTATTAATGGCTGTTTGAGGAAGAAGTTTTCTCAACACTTCCATCGCTTTCGGGCAGTGTCTAAGAAGGTGGTTGATATCTTCCATAGTGGTCAAGCAGTGTTGACACTGGTCATAATATATAAATCCTCTTCTCTTTCGTTCATGGTTCGTCATGATTCTTCCATGTCTGACTAGCCAGAGAAAAGTACAAATCTTGTTAGGAACCTTGACCTGCCAAAGCCTTTCCCACCCTTTGTCATTATGAGACTCAATGTCACCTTGGATTAAGCCATAAGCTGAGGTAACAGAAAAGTTTCCGTTCGCCTCAGGTTCCCAGAATAATTCATCCTGGGCATCATTATCATTACTTAACATTCATGCTTTCAGCTTATCCGTGATCTCATCAGGGAGAATTCCTTGGAAGAGATAATCATTCCAACCCCTCTCTTCGTCCCAATAGTAAGCTACCGTGGCATCATGTTCTTCCTCTGGCACCTCCACATTGGCGTACCAAGCAAGATTTTCTCCTGTAATCCAAGGTTCGGTCCAAAAGGATGTATTGCGACCATTTCTCACCCTCTTGCGTAATCCTTCTTTAATAATGTTTTTGGCCTTGCATATACCTTTCCACGCATTAGAAGCTGTGGGGGTATAATGCATTTGCTCAACATCCCAGGTCTGGTTCATATACTTGTGATTTATGACTGAAGCCcataatgaaattttttcatTGAGTAAGCGCCAGCTAAGTTTAGCCATGAAGGCAACATTCATATGGCGCGCCTTCCTAATTCCGAGACCTCCTGCTCCCTTGGGCCTAGTTACAATATCCCAATTGACTAGGTTACAGCTACGCTTGCCATCTATGCCACCCCAGATAAAATTGCGTATGCGTTTGTCAATACTATCACAGATTCCCAGGGGAAGCAACGTAGTCTGCATCGCATAATACGGAATAGAGCAGAGAACAGATTTAGCCAAAATTTGCCGACCAGCAAGGGTCAATTGTTTCGTTTTCCATCCTTCTAATTTGAGCTCAATTCTTTCTAAAATATTTCTGAAGAGGCTTTTAGAAATGCGCCCATGAATGGCTTGAACACCAAGGTAACGTCCCAGATTTTGAGTGAGTGGGATTCCGGCTTCATGGGAGATCTCTGCTGCAACATTGTTACAAGTATTAGAAGACACAAAAATCTGGGATTTGGTCATGCTTACCTTCTGCCCAGAGGCAGtgcaaaaatcatttaaacaaGAGTTGATGATCTGTATTTGTTCCTTGGTAGCTTCAGCAAAAAGAACaatatcatctgcaaaaaaaaggtgagaAAGCATAGGACCATTTTTTGATAAACGGATTCCTTTCCACCTATCTTTATTAACAGCATCACAAATGAGATGACTTAGTCTTTCCATACACAGGACGAAGATATAGGGAGATATTGGATCCCCTTGACGGATGCCTCTGGCAGGCTTGATGTAATCAGTTTGGTTCCCTTTCCAGAGGAATGAGAGTTTGGGTGTTTCAATACCGTGCATTATTTTGTTAACCCAGTCTTTATCAATTCCTACCTTCTCAAGGGTGTCCCTAATAAAACACCATGAGAGGCGGTCATAGGCTTTTTCAAGATCGATTTTAATAATCATGTAGCCCTTGGTGCCTTTGCATCTCTTGAGCGAGTGAATGACTTCTTGGAAAATGATCACATTGTCCGAGATTTGTCTAGCAGGCACAAAACTACTTTGAAATGGTCCAATCACCTTGCCCATAATGCTTTTGAGCCGGTTAGAGAGAACCTTTGTAATGAGCTTATAGGAAACATTGCAGAGTCTTATGGGTCTGAACTGGGAAACATTATCAGGATGATCGACCTTTGGGATCAATACAACTAATGTGTCATTCAAACCCGAGGGGAATTCACCTTTCTCCAAGAACTTTCTGACAAATTCAGACATGGACTTACCCACGACCATCCAGTGCTTTTGATAGAAGGCAGCAACAAAGCCGTCCGGTCCTGCAGATTTAAATGGAGCCATATCAAACATGGCTTTCTTAACTTCA from Ipomoea triloba cultivar NCNSP0323 chromosome 7, ASM357664v1 encodes:
- the LOC116024195 gene encoding uncharacterized protein LOC116024195 translates to MLKTIWNHGYRKVIIESDAKRVVDWINASEYEKPPVVDWINASEYEKPPTGMVANIINECRKWLRMNWQIQLNHVFREQNKVADALARMALKSKNDWMFLPQSESELLGLLNDDILGIPVSRLVCTGS